From Phenylobacterium immobile (ATCC 35973), a single genomic window includes:
- a CDS encoding alkaline phosphatase D family protein: protein MDRLDFLSRRRLLVRASAFAGAALAPSAFAQRAGGLAGSDDPFTLGVASGDPEPDGMVLWTRLAPRPLEANGGMPPRGVSVRWEVAEDQGFRTVAAAGRVLASPQAGHSVHVETHGLRAGRDYFYRFMTEAGTSAVGRTRTAPEAGADVEKLRIAFCSCQKYEAGFYAAYRHMVEDNPDLILFLGDYIYEKRPNPTNAVRLHKNLEPYDIGGYRVRYATYKTDPLLQAAHAAAPWMVIWDDHEVENDYGNDKGELLSLDYSDGVKGFLRRRAAAYQAYYEHMPLRRRSKPVGPDMLLYRTLDWGRRAQFQFLDDRQHRADRPCLTPANMGKEALDSCRERLDLERSMLGMKQERWLLKALSESRAQWNVLAQQTLFAPLKLEDVKTHEPALWNTDGWDGAPASRDRIVTHWREAKVANPMVLGGDIHTFAAADVREGEGGPVAAPSFVGGSITSLAAQTSGYMRFRDANPDLKLYNGDVRGYGRVEFGAKEARVDFRALADARREDSPISTLASYVVENGRHTVEPA from the coding sequence ATGGACCGACTGGATTTCCTGAGCCGGCGCCGACTGCTGGTCCGCGCCTCGGCTTTCGCGGGCGCCGCGCTGGCGCCCAGCGCTTTCGCCCAGCGCGCCGGCGGACTGGCGGGATCTGACGACCCCTTCACGCTCGGCGTGGCGTCGGGCGACCCGGAGCCCGACGGCATGGTGCTCTGGACCCGTCTGGCGCCGCGCCCCCTCGAGGCGAACGGCGGGATGCCGCCGCGCGGCGTCTCCGTGCGCTGGGAGGTGGCGGAAGACCAAGGCTTCCGGACCGTCGCCGCCGCCGGTCGGGTGCTTGCCAGCCCGCAGGCGGGGCACTCGGTCCACGTGGAGACGCACGGCCTGCGCGCTGGTCGGGACTATTTCTACCGCTTCATGACCGAAGCCGGGACCAGCGCCGTTGGTCGGACCCGCACCGCGCCGGAGGCCGGGGCTGACGTCGAGAAGCTGAGGATCGCCTTCTGCTCATGCCAGAAGTACGAGGCCGGCTTCTACGCCGCCTACCGCCACATGGTGGAGGACAACCCGGATCTGATTCTGTTTCTCGGCGACTACATTTACGAGAAGAGGCCGAACCCGACAAACGCGGTGCGCCTGCACAAGAACCTCGAGCCGTACGATATCGGCGGCTACAGGGTCCGCTACGCCACCTACAAGACCGACCCCCTTCTGCAGGCGGCGCATGCGGCTGCGCCCTGGATGGTCATCTGGGACGACCATGAGGTCGAGAACGACTACGGGAACGACAAGGGCGAGTTGCTGAGCCTCGATTACTCCGACGGCGTCAAAGGCTTCCTGCGCCGCCGTGCGGCCGCCTATCAGGCCTATTACGAGCACATGCCGCTGCGCCGCCGCTCCAAGCCGGTGGGCCCGGACATGCTGCTCTACCGCACCCTCGACTGGGGGCGTCGGGCGCAGTTCCAGTTCCTCGATGACCGGCAGCACCGCGCCGACCGGCCGTGCCTTACGCCGGCGAACATGGGCAAGGAAGCGCTCGACAGCTGCCGCGAGCGGCTCGACCTTGAGCGCAGCATGCTGGGCATGAAGCAGGAGCGCTGGCTCCTGAAGGCGCTGTCCGAAAGCCGCGCCCAATGGAATGTGCTGGCCCAGCAGACCCTGTTCGCCCCCCTGAAGCTCGAGGACGTCAAGACCCACGAGCCGGCCCTATGGAACACCGATGGCTGGGACGGCGCCCCGGCCAGCCGGGACCGCATCGTCACGCACTGGCGCGAGGCCAAGGTCGCCAACCCCATGGTGCTGGGCGGAGACATCCACACCTTCGCCGCCGCCGATGTGCGGGAAGGTGAGGGCGGTCCCGTAGCGGCGCCGAGCTTCGTCGGCGGCTCGATCACTTCGCTCGCGGCCCAGACATCCGGCTACATGCGCTTCCGCGACGCCAACCCTGACCTGAAGCTCTACAACGGCGATGTTCGCGGTTATGGACGGGTCGAGTTCGGCGCCAAGGAGGCGCGGGTCGACTTCCGCGCCCTGGCCGACGCGCGTCGCGAAGACTCACCGATCTCGACGCTCGCGTCCTATGTCGTCGAGAACGGTCGTCATACGGTTGAGCCGGCCTGA
- a CDS encoding MFS transporter, whose translation MTSTETDPQVTPQKSLAEREADYEAFVWKNLPRNYFANFMHGMLGMTGMRILNAPTFLPAYLFSVSGSTTIVGLGLALQQVGQIVSPVVAAGLVENQRKVMRFAAWIGGIARLQILALALCGFFIHDKTALTASLLLFITLFGLFMGAQQVVFQLLISKVIPLARRGRLQAWRNMTGGLIAAVISFLAGRYLIGHNVLGNGYATTFLLSAALTTAGLTILQFVMREPETVTIREKSRITERLREFPRLLTANRPYMFFVIVQALAAIGRMAVPFYILYAGETIKMTGANIGILSIAYLGADTVANLVWGYLGDKKGFRIVTVGALALWAAATVMLLQVHSLPLIFIAFCGLGGSQSGWQMSAQTMILEFGSRHELPMRMALSSTAQGFFAALAPLLGGVIGSHLGYPALFWTSAGVLSLGLVLMLARVPDPRSTLVIPKAAE comes from the coding sequence GTGACCAGTACGGAGACAGACCCGCAGGTCACGCCGCAGAAGAGCTTGGCTGAGCGCGAGGCCGACTACGAAGCCTTCGTGTGGAAGAATCTGCCGCGGAACTACTTCGCCAATTTCATGCACGGCATGCTGGGCATGACGGGCATGCGCATCCTGAATGCGCCGACCTTCCTGCCCGCCTATCTGTTCTCCGTCTCGGGCTCGACGACGATCGTCGGCTTGGGTCTGGCCTTGCAACAGGTCGGACAGATCGTCTCTCCGGTGGTCGCCGCCGGCCTCGTCGAGAACCAGCGCAAGGTGATGCGGTTCGCAGCCTGGATCGGCGGCATCGCGCGCCTGCAGATCCTCGCTCTGGCGCTCTGTGGCTTCTTCATCCACGACAAGACGGCGCTCACCGCCTCTCTGCTGTTGTTCATCACCCTGTTCGGCCTGTTCATGGGCGCGCAGCAGGTGGTCTTCCAACTGCTCATCTCGAAAGTCATTCCGCTGGCCCGTCGCGGTCGGCTGCAAGCTTGGCGCAACATGACCGGAGGCCTGATCGCGGCGGTCATCTCGTTTCTCGCCGGCCGCTATCTCATCGGCCACAACGTGCTGGGCAATGGCTATGCGACGACCTTCCTGCTGTCGGCGGCCCTGACGACGGCGGGTCTGACGATCCTCCAGTTCGTCATGCGCGAGCCGGAGACCGTGACGATCCGCGAGAAGAGCCGCATCACCGAGCGTCTGCGCGAATTCCCGAGGCTGCTGACCGCCAATCGGCCCTACATGTTCTTCGTGATCGTCCAGGCCCTGGCGGCGATCGGCCGGATGGCCGTGCCCTTCTACATTCTGTACGCCGGCGAAACGATCAAGATGACCGGCGCTAACATTGGCATCCTGTCGATCGCCTATCTGGGCGCAGACACCGTGGCGAACCTGGTCTGGGGCTACCTCGGCGATAAGAAGGGGTTCCGCATCGTGACCGTCGGCGCCCTGGCGCTCTGGGCGGCGGCGACGGTCATGCTCCTGCAAGTTCATTCCCTGCCGCTGATCTTCATCGCCTTCTGCGGCCTCGGCGGCTCGCAGTCGGGCTGGCAGATGAGCGCCCAGACCATGATCCTGGAGTTCGGCTCGCGCCACGAGCTGCCCATGCGCATGGCGCTGTCATCGACCGCGCAAGGGTTCTTTGCCGCCCTGGCGCCCTTGTTGGGCGGCGTGATCGGCAGCCACCTGGGCTATCCGGCGCTGTTCTGGACCTCCGCCGGTGTGCTCAGCCTCGGGCTGGTCCTGATGCTGGCCCGCGTGCCGGATCCGCGTTCGACCCTCGTCATTCCGAAGGCGGCGGAATAG
- a CDS encoding response regulator encodes MNTEPLHHIAVVDDDAGIRTLLVRILRESGYEATGAEDGRSLRRLMAERPIDLILLDIMLPGETGLELCQEVRAESGAAVIMVSARGKEADRVAGLDVGADDYIAKPFGRSEVLARIRAVLRRSTAQTAPTTRRAPETLSFAGWRYRPRQCELIAPSGAEVTLTGAEHELLLALLRNPQRTIGRERLLELARGRLGHASDRSVDVLISRLRRKMGDGEASRPMIHTVRGIGYMLAVEVDAA; translated from the coding sequence ATGAACACCGAGCCGTTGCACCATATCGCCGTCGTGGATGACGACGCAGGCATCCGCACCCTGCTGGTGCGCATACTGCGGGAGTCCGGCTACGAGGCGACGGGCGCCGAGGACGGTCGGTCCCTGCGGCGGCTGATGGCTGAACGCCCCATCGACCTAATTTTGCTCGACATCATGTTGCCCGGCGAAACCGGACTGGAGCTTTGCCAGGAGGTCCGGGCGGAGAGCGGCGCGGCGGTCATCATGGTGAGCGCCCGCGGCAAGGAAGCCGATCGCGTCGCCGGCCTGGACGTCGGCGCCGACGACTATATCGCCAAGCCCTTTGGCCGTTCGGAGGTGTTGGCGCGGATCCGCGCCGTGCTGCGTCGCTCCACCGCCCAAACCGCGCCCACGACGCGCCGAGCGCCGGAAACCCTAAGCTTCGCCGGCTGGCGCTACAGGCCCAGGCAGTGCGAGTTGATCGCGCCCTCCGGCGCCGAGGTCACCTTGACGGGCGCCGAGCACGAACTTCTGCTGGCCCTGTTGCGCAATCCCCAGCGGACGATCGGCCGGGAAAGGCTGCTGGAGCTGGCGCGCGGGCGCCTGGGCCACGCCTCCGACCGCAGCGTGGACGTGCTGATCAGCCGCCTGCGGCGCAAGATGGGCGACGGGGAAGCCTCACGGCCGATGATCCACACGGTCCGCGGCATCGGCTACATGCTGGCGGTCGAGGTCGACGCGGCCTGA
- a CDS encoding GlsB/YeaQ/YmgE family stress response membrane protein, with protein MSGVGIIGAIIIGILAGWIAEQVLKRKHGLVMNLIVGIAGALLGGFLAGMLGINFGGFVGSLIVSTLGAILLLVIVSAIRRR; from the coding sequence ATGAGCGGCGTTGGAATTATTGGCGCGATCATCATCGGCATTCTGGCCGGTTGGATTGCGGAGCAGGTGCTGAAGCGTAAGCACGGATTGGTGATGAACCTGATCGTCGGCATCGCCGGCGCCTTGCTGGGCGGCTTTCTCGCCGGAATGCTGGGCATCAACTTCGGTGGCTTCGTGGGCAGCCTGATCGTCTCGACCTTGGGCGCGATCCTGCTCCTGGTCATCGTCAGCGCCATTCGCCGACGCTGA
- a CDS encoding helix-turn-helix domain-containing protein — MANRLQELREARGLTLRALASLVGTSNQQLNKLELGKRQLTTDWLLRLSAALDCHPWEIVEVAGPPGLSEREQNLLMAFRRLSDEQQDSLLAETTARARPSGVGNRRAG; from the coding sequence TTGGCTAATCGGCTTCAAGAATTGCGAGAGGCTCGTGGCCTCACGTTGAGGGCGCTCGCATCGCTGGTTGGCACGTCCAATCAGCAGCTCAACAAGCTTGAACTCGGCAAGCGACAACTGACCACAGATTGGCTGCTGCGGCTCTCCGCAGCCCTGGATTGCCATCCCTGGGAGATCGTGGAAGTGGCCGGTCCTCCCGGCCTCAGCGAGCGTGAGCAGAACCTTCTGATGGCCTTCCGGCGCCTGTCCGACGAACAGCAAGACTCCCTCCTCGCCGAAACGACCGCGCGAGCGCGCCCTTCCGGCGTTGGCAACCGTCGCGCTGGCTGA
- a CDS encoding sensor histidine kinase, producing MARFFGSLLTRIALLLLAALVVEFVGASAINAWQRRQLISREQISLIVGHLAMAQHLANNSPPQARARIMADLGSPQLQLSWSPTTALPAQPTAELGYTRRAIIAATKQPGPADVRLRPRDRESRSGMMGALRLTDGSFLTFRAQPLYDTAPPRIPLLGLHLALVAAVMLAALISARAILQPLRNLARTADATGGPAGPGFQEEGPLEVRQLAVALSAMQGRLLKALDDHTESLVAVSHDLRTPIQRLRLRAALAPDGEWREAFAADLIDMERFINSVIGYMSRGEIEEPRLVDVAALAMTAADDAADAGSGAAVDYRGPDVLAIETQPLALKRALGNLVENACKHAGVVLIRLEREDDWVVLTVEDDGPGIPAARRDEAFLPFHRLNAGRSGVHAGAGLGLTIVQNIVADMGGRVRLSESSMGGLAAEIRIPAAA from the coding sequence ATGGCGCGCTTCTTCGGAAGTTTGCTGACGCGCATCGCCCTGCTGCTCCTGGCCGCGCTCGTCGTCGAGTTCGTCGGCGCCTCGGCGATCAACGCCTGGCAACGACGGCAGCTGATTTCGCGCGAACAGATCAGCCTGATCGTCGGCCATCTCGCCATGGCCCAGCACCTGGCCAACAATAGCCCGCCGCAGGCGCGCGCGCGCATCATGGCTGATCTGGGCAGCCCGCAGTTGCAGCTCAGCTGGTCGCCGACGACCGCTTTGCCCGCCCAGCCGACGGCGGAGCTTGGCTACACGCGGCGCGCCATCATCGCGGCGACCAAGCAGCCCGGGCCTGCCGATGTGCGCCTGCGGCCACGCGACCGTGAAAGCCGCAGCGGGATGATGGGCGCCCTGCGGCTCACGGACGGCAGCTTCCTGACCTTTCGGGCGCAGCCGCTCTATGACACCGCGCCGCCGCGCATACCTCTGCTGGGGCTGCATCTGGCGCTAGTGGCGGCGGTGATGCTCGCCGCCCTGATCTCGGCCCGGGCCATCCTGCAGCCTTTACGCAATCTCGCCAGAACGGCGGACGCCACCGGCGGCCCGGCGGGCCCAGGCTTTCAGGAGGAAGGGCCGCTCGAGGTGCGGCAGCTGGCGGTGGCGCTATCGGCCATGCAAGGCCGTCTGCTGAAGGCGCTGGATGATCATACGGAGTCGCTCGTCGCGGTCTCCCACGATCTACGCACGCCGATCCAACGCCTGCGGCTGCGCGCGGCGCTCGCGCCGGATGGCGAATGGCGCGAGGCCTTCGCCGCCGACCTCATAGACATGGAGCGGTTCATTAATTCGGTGATCGGCTACATGAGCCGCGGCGAGATCGAGGAACCTCGGCTGGTGGACGTCGCCGCCCTGGCCATGACGGCCGCCGACGACGCCGCCGACGCCGGCTCCGGGGCGGCGGTGGACTATCGCGGGCCAGACGTGCTGGCGATCGAGACTCAGCCGCTCGCCTTGAAGCGCGCCCTGGGCAACCTGGTCGAGAATGCGTGCAAGCACGCCGGCGTCGTGCTGATCCGCCTGGAGCGCGAAGATGACTGGGTGGTGCTCACCGTCGAGGACGATGGGCCCGGCATCCCCGCGGCGCGGCGTGACGAGGCGTTCCTGCCTTTCCACCGACTTAACGCAGGCCGAAGCGGCGTCCATGCTGGCGCGGGGCTTGGCCTGACCATTGTTCAGAACATCGTCGCCGACATGGGCGGACGCGTCCGCCTTTCCGAAAGTTCGATGGGCGGCCTTGCGGCGGAGATTCGCATCCCCGCCGCGGCCTGA
- a CDS encoding MarR family winged helix-turn-helix transcriptional regulator, translated as MESNPSVATESANDAGSAATPTEATAAPRHFRDLPQPAQRAWGGFLKAYRAVSESINRQMVAAGPLSLADYELMLYIDNAGGELRFVDLARRTLLSESRISRRIDGLEGRGQVVRRRAEDDGRATFAVMTDKGRADFEASHAALLTALEDNFLSFIPADKLDDFAALIGDIAAKGRGRMEEAEAKRPAKTKARRTRTSA; from the coding sequence ATGGAGTCCAACCCGTCCGTCGCCACCGAATCGGCCAACGACGCCGGCTCGGCCGCAACGCCCACTGAGGCTACGGCCGCGCCTCGGCATTTCCGTGACCTGCCGCAGCCCGCTCAGCGCGCCTGGGGTGGGTTTCTGAAGGCCTATCGCGCCGTTTCTGAGAGCATAAACCGGCAGATGGTCGCCGCCGGCCCCCTGTCTCTCGCCGACTATGAGCTGATGCTCTACATCGACAACGCGGGCGGCGAACTGCGCTTCGTCGACCTGGCCCGCCGCACCCTGCTGAGCGAGAGCCGTATAAGTCGTCGGATCGACGGGCTTGAAGGTCGCGGTCAAGTGGTCCGCAGGCGCGCCGAAGATGACGGCCGGGCGACCTTCGCCGTGATGACGGACAAGGGCCGCGCCGACTTTGAGGCCTCTCACGCCGCCCTGCTCACAGCCCTGGAAGATAACTTCCTGTCCTTCATCCCCGCCGACAAGCTCGACGATTTCGCCGCCCTGATCGGCGACATCGCCGCGAAAGGTCGTGGACGGATGGAAGAGGCGGAGGCCAAGCGGCCCGCCAAGACCAAGGCGCGCCGCACGCGCACGAGCGCCTAG
- a CDS encoding aromatic ring-hydroxylating oxygenase subunit alpha yields the protein MLYDSTKPFHTYVDAKAGTVDRAIFADQAIYEMELERIFARAWNFMCHESQIPKAGDFFLSFIGEESVIATRDKKGELQVLLNSCRHRGNAVCRAEMGNARSFLCTYHGWTYGLDGQLIGVPGYKDFYHEQLDKSQWGLVKAGKVASYKGFVFATMDPEAPDLDEYLGPVGRLGLDLMAEKGDVVAVEGVQKNLIGCNWKLAVDNLYDWYHVQISHASSTMSGYSRPLVPAVVDEGAPKPPQQNQQMLHRVLLGDYGHGISGPRRSPEMREYQQLVGDKIEPLNDDRWRDEPAAKAALGEAGADTRGHPNIFPNLWVASGGTQLSLRLPRGPGQCEIWWFTLVPRDMPKETRDLRIMRANHTFGPAGMLEQDDGENWDQSTRATRGPIAQRYPLNFAMNLGLGEPTVTADGVRYIDTHINEHAQLWTYRAWAEWMDADNWADLKKSRTPTPVGAV from the coding sequence ATGCTGTATGACAGCACAAAGCCGTTCCACACCTATGTCGACGCCAAGGCCGGCACCGTGGACCGGGCGATCTTTGCAGACCAAGCCATCTACGAGATGGAGTTGGAGCGCATCTTCGCCCGCGCATGGAATTTCATGTGCCACGAGAGCCAGATCCCGAAGGCGGGCGACTTCTTCCTCAGCTTCATCGGCGAAGAATCGGTGATCGCGACTCGCGACAAGAAGGGCGAGCTCCAGGTCCTGCTGAACTCGTGCCGCCACCGCGGCAACGCGGTATGCCGCGCCGAAATGGGCAATGCGCGCTCGTTCCTGTGCACCTATCACGGCTGGACCTACGGCCTGGACGGTCAGCTAATCGGCGTGCCCGGCTACAAGGATTTCTACCACGAGCAACTGGACAAGTCGCAGTGGGGCCTGGTGAAGGCTGGCAAGGTGGCCTCCTACAAGGGCTTCGTCTTCGCGACGATGGACCCGGAAGCGCCGGACCTCGACGAATACCTCGGCCCGGTTGGCCGACTTGGCCTCGACCTGATGGCTGAGAAGGGCGACGTCGTCGCCGTCGAGGGCGTCCAGAAGAACCTGATCGGCTGCAACTGGAAGCTGGCCGTCGACAACCTCTACGACTGGTACCACGTCCAGATCAGCCATGCCTCGTCGACGATGTCGGGCTATTCGCGCCCGCTCGTGCCGGCAGTGGTCGACGAAGGCGCACCGAAGCCGCCGCAACAGAACCAGCAAATGCTGCACCGCGTCCTGCTGGGCGACTACGGCCACGGCATCAGCGGCCCGCGCCGTTCGCCAGAGATGCGCGAGTATCAGCAGCTGGTCGGCGACAAGATCGAACCACTGAACGACGATCGTTGGCGCGACGAACCCGCGGCGAAGGCGGCCCTGGGCGAAGCCGGCGCCGACACCCGCGGCCACCCGAACATCTTCCCGAACCTGTGGGTCGCCTCCGGCGGCACCCAGCTGTCTCTGCGTCTGCCGCGCGGACCGGGCCAGTGCGAGATCTGGTGGTTCACACTGGTGCCGCGCGACATGCCTAAGGAAACCCGCGACCTGCGGATCATGCGCGCCAACCACACCTTCGGCCCGGCCGGCATGCTGGAGCAGGACGACGGCGAGAACTGGGACCAGTCAACGCGGGCCACCCGCGGCCCAATCGCCCAGCGCTATCCGCTGAACTTCGCCATGAACCTTGGCCTGGGCGAACCGACTGTCACCGCCGACGGCGTTCGCTACATCGACACCCACATCAACGAGCACGCCCAACTGTGGACCTACCGCGCCTGGGCCGAATGGATGGACGCCGACAATTGGGCCGATCTTAAGAAGAGCCGGACCCCGACGCCGGTCGGCGCCGTCTGA
- a CDS encoding sensor domain-containing protein, which produces MVRRAKSASKALPPAEEFDYRRLVASVADYVWEADPDFVIRRVMPGKQPISSWAAARVAGRRVEDLVREEDREALSHRLNELRTDPQSFHSLLLPLERDGEVMPLQIDGMPVLDDEGVLTGFSGLARDISQTPSHLREMEYRGRLRTALVEGIGMLVSAPSPEEALPRALELLGTAFRSDRVLVFEDSGERRGTANLLFRWEAPGQAAPPAIRERVEAPQIASDDLGWFREMEAGRPVVLDHEDGNAVARAFTARSEACTILIMPVLMEGRLWGSVTMHDCRKSRVWTKVEKDVINVFAELVGAILLRNRHLNERRRAEEALALSHQLDNLTRLSNRALFGDTLNRAIADRRDGGFAVHYLDLDRFKDVNDAMGRLAGDLLLQQVARRLGDVARRSDVIARFGADEFAILERGVDSPEQAGDLARKIIDTMKAPYIIQGRQVHSGVSIGIAMHDGEADAETLLAQAELALYRAKAEGRETYRFFTPGMDADARRRILLAEELRHAIAHNQLALLYQPQVDARTRAITGVEALVRWRHPTRGIVSPVDFIPEAESNGLIIQMGDWILKTACREARSWIDQGLKPISVSVNMSAVQFRRPVELQAEVAQILLESGLPANHLQLELTETTLMEANRTQGDLLQRFHHQGLKISLDDFGTGYSSLDYLHRYPVDQIKIAQVFVDGIVDNPGDVAIVKAAISLARELDLRIVAEGVETVEQMELLRGWGCTEMQGYYFSRPVESERFRQLLAAGEV; this is translated from the coding sequence ATGGTGAGAAGAGCGAAATCCGCCTCAAAAGCTCTGCCTCCGGCCGAGGAGTTCGACTATCGCCGCCTAGTTGCGTCGGTGGCCGACTACGTCTGGGAGGCGGATCCCGATTTCGTCATCCGTCGGGTCATGCCTGGCAAGCAGCCGATCTCCAGTTGGGCCGCAGCCCGCGTCGCCGGGCGTCGGGTTGAAGATCTGGTCCGCGAGGAGGACCGTGAGGCGCTGTCGCATCGCCTGAACGAGCTGCGGACCGACCCCCAATCCTTCCACAGCCTGCTGTTGCCGCTGGAGCGCGACGGCGAGGTCATGCCCCTTCAGATCGACGGCATGCCGGTTCTGGACGATGAGGGCGTTCTGACCGGTTTTTCGGGCTTGGCGCGAGACATTTCCCAAACCCCCAGCCACCTGCGGGAGATGGAGTATCGCGGTCGTTTGCGGACGGCGCTGGTCGAGGGCATCGGCATGCTGGTGTCGGCGCCGTCGCCCGAGGAGGCGCTGCCCCGCGCCCTGGAGCTCCTCGGCACGGCCTTCCGTTCGGATCGTGTTCTGGTCTTCGAAGACTCCGGCGAGCGGCGGGGCACCGCCAACCTGCTGTTCCGCTGGGAGGCGCCGGGCCAGGCCGCCCCGCCGGCCATCCGCGAACGGGTCGAAGCGCCGCAGATCGCGTCGGACGATCTGGGCTGGTTCCGCGAAATGGAGGCCGGCCGTCCCGTGGTCCTCGACCATGAGGACGGCAACGCCGTCGCCCGCGCGTTCACCGCCCGCTCAGAAGCATGCACGATCCTCATCATGCCGGTCCTCATGGAAGGCCGGTTGTGGGGGTCGGTGACCATGCACGACTGCCGCAAGTCGCGGGTCTGGACCAAGGTCGAGAAGGACGTGATCAACGTCTTCGCCGAACTGGTCGGTGCGATCCTGCTGCGCAACCGGCACCTGAATGAACGCCGCCGCGCCGAGGAAGCCTTGGCGCTCAGCCACCAGCTCGACAACCTCACGCGGCTGTCGAACCGAGCCCTGTTCGGCGATACGCTCAACCGCGCCATCGCCGATCGCCGCGACGGCGGTTTCGCCGTCCACTACCTCGATCTCGACCGGTTCAAGGACGTCAATGACGCCATGGGGCGCTTGGCGGGCGACCTGCTGTTGCAGCAGGTTGCGCGCCGCCTCGGCGATGTGGCCCGGCGCAGCGACGTCATCGCCCGCTTCGGGGCGGATGAATTCGCCATCCTGGAACGGGGCGTCGACTCGCCCGAGCAGGCCGGCGACCTCGCCCGCAAGATTATCGACACCATGAAGGCGCCCTACATCATCCAGGGCCGGCAGGTGCACTCCGGCGTCAGCATCGGCATCGCCATGCATGACGGCGAAGCCGACGCCGAGACGCTGCTCGCCCAGGCGGAGCTTGCGCTCTATCGCGCCAAGGCGGAGGGCCGCGAGACCTATCGGTTCTTTACGCCGGGCATGGACGCCGACGCGCGCCGGCGCATCCTGCTGGCCGAGGAGCTGCGCCACGCCATCGCCCACAACCAGTTGGCGCTGCTGTACCAGCCGCAGGTGGACGCGCGGACGCGGGCGATCACCGGGGTCGAGGCTCTGGTCCGCTGGCGTCACCCCACCCGGGGCATTGTCTCGCCTGTGGACTTCATTCCGGAGGCCGAATCCAACGGCCTGATCATCCAGATGGGCGACTGGATCTTGAAGACGGCCTGTCGCGAGGCCCGCTCGTGGATCGACCAGGGGCTCAAGCCCATCTCCGTGTCGGTGAACATGTCAGCGGTGCAGTTCCGTCGGCCCGTCGAGTTGCAGGCTGAAGTCGCCCAGATCCTTCTTGAGAGCGGCCTGCCCGCCAACCACCTGCAGCTGGAGCTGACCGAGACCACGCTCATGGAGGCCAATCGCACCCAGGGCGACCTGCTGCAGCGGTTCCATCATCAAGGGTTGAAGATCAGCCTCGACGATTTCGGCACCGGCTACTCATCCCTGGACTATCTGCACCGCTATCCGGTCGACCAGATCAAGATCGCCCAGGTCTTTGTTGACGGCATTGTCGACAATCCGGGCGATGTCGCCATCGTCAAGGCGGCGATCAGTCTGGCGCGCGAGCTGGACCTGCGAATCGTCGCTGAGGGCGTCGAGACGGTCGAGCAGATGGAGTTGCTGCGGGGCTGGGGCTGTACGGAGATGCAGGGCTACTACTTCTCCCGACCTGTCGAGAGCGAGCGCTTCCGTCAGCTTCTCGCGGCCGGCGAGGTCTAG
- a CDS encoding tautomerase family protein, translating to MPSVLITTREGWIGDAAPLFDDVQAALTASIGAPPEATAFKLAELPAANLRPRAGMGDRFVEVQIAMMAGRTPELKQALFAAVKAPLVARGAPEADIKITLLEAARENWS from the coding sequence ATGCCCTCAGTTCTTATCACCACGCGCGAAGGCTGGATCGGCGACGCCGCGCCGCTGTTCGACGACGTCCAGGCCGCGCTCACCGCGAGCATCGGCGCGCCGCCGGAGGCGACGGCCTTCAAGCTCGCCGAGCTGCCGGCCGCCAATCTGCGACCGCGCGCAGGCATGGGCGATCGCTTCGTCGAGGTCCAGATCGCCATGATGGCCGGCCGGACGCCGGAATTGAAGCAGGCGCTGTTTGCGGCCGTGAAGGCCCCGCTCGTCGCGCGGGGCGCGCCGGAGGCCGACATCAAGATCACCCTGCTTGAGGCCGCTCGCGAAAACTGGAGCTAG